The proteins below come from a single Asanoa ferruginea genomic window:
- a CDS encoding Crp/Fnr family transcriptional regulator, whose product MDEVLARSGIFQGVDPEAAEALAKDMETIEARKGEIVFNEGEPGDSLYIVLSGKIKVGRRAADGRQNLIAVMGPSDMVGELSLFDPGPRTATATAVTDTRLARLRKQALRPWLNNRPEIAEQLLRVLARRLRRTNDALADLIFTDVPGRVAKNLLQMAGRFGTRDGGVLRVTHDLTQEEIAQLVGASRETVNKALADFASRGWLRLDGKSIIILDPERLARRARV is encoded by the coding sequence ATGGATGAGGTTCTGGCCCGTAGCGGCATCTTCCAGGGTGTTGACCCGGAGGCGGCCGAGGCGCTCGCCAAGGACATGGAGACCATCGAGGCCCGTAAGGGCGAGATCGTCTTCAACGAGGGCGAACCAGGCGACAGCCTTTACATCGTGCTCAGCGGCAAGATCAAGGTTGGGCGCCGCGCCGCCGACGGCCGGCAGAACCTGATCGCCGTGATGGGCCCGTCCGACATGGTTGGCGAGCTCTCCCTGTTCGACCCCGGCCCGCGCACGGCGACGGCCACCGCGGTGACCGACACCCGCCTGGCCCGCCTCCGCAAGCAGGCGCTGCGCCCGTGGCTCAACAACCGCCCGGAGATCGCCGAGCAGTTGCTCCGCGTCCTGGCGCGCCGCCTGCGCCGCACCAACGACGCGCTGGCCGACCTGATCTTCACCGACGTGCCCGGCCGCGTGGCCAAAAACCTGCTCCAGATGGCCGGCCGCTTCGGCACCCGCGACGGCGGCGTGCTGCGGGTGACCCACGACCTGACGCAGGAGGAGATCGCCCAGCTCGTCGGCGCCTCCCGCGAGACGGTCAACAAGGCGCTGGCCGACTTCGCGAGCCGCGGCTGGCTGCGCCTCGACGGCAAGTCGATCATCATCCTGGATCCGGAGCGCCTGGCTCGGCGGGCTCGGGTCTGA
- a CDS encoding TlpA family protein disulfide reductase, whose translation MRGPAVINLWGSWCEPCRDELPAINAVAQRTDGLVHFLGVDTRDLRSDAEDMVTEFGLTYPSVFDQGEQVRIALKQAGIPVTLFVDSTGKVAYLYNGTRLDEATLSNLVKQHLGVAVPVG comes from the coding sequence GTGCGCGGCCCTGCGGTGATCAACCTTTGGGGCTCCTGGTGCGAGCCATGCCGTGACGAGTTGCCGGCGATCAACGCGGTCGCCCAACGCACCGACGGCTTGGTCCACTTCCTCGGCGTCGACACGCGCGACCTCCGCTCCGACGCGGAGGACATGGTCACCGAGTTCGGCCTGACCTACCCGAGCGTCTTCGACCAGGGCGAGCAGGTGCGCATCGCACTGAAGCAGGCCGGCATCCCGGTCACGCTGTTCGTCGACTCGACGGGCAAGGTGGCTTATCTCTACAACGGCACCCGGCTAGACGAGGCGACCTTGTCCAACCTGGTGAAGCAACACCTCGGGGTGGCGGTCCCGGTTGGCTGA
- a CDS encoding TetR/AcrR family transcriptional regulator, with protein sequence MRTPQQERSRATQARLLDATVDSLVDLGWAGTTTTVIAERAGVSRGAQLHHYPTKATLVMAAVEHLADRRAAEIRAEAATLPRGERRVDRVIDMLAAAFTGPLYAAALEVWVAARTDPELRTALVPVEARVGREMHRLTIELLDADERRPGVRESVQATLDLMRGLGVANLLSDDAARRTALLREWKRHLAAVIRD encoded by the coding sequence ATGCGGACCCCGCAGCAGGAGCGCAGCCGGGCCACCCAGGCGCGCCTGCTCGACGCGACCGTCGACAGCCTGGTCGACCTCGGCTGGGCCGGCACCACCACGACCGTGATCGCGGAGCGCGCCGGTGTCTCCCGCGGCGCCCAACTCCACCACTACCCGACCAAGGCGACGCTGGTGATGGCCGCCGTCGAGCACCTCGCCGACCGCCGCGCCGCCGAGATCCGGGCCGAGGCGGCCACCCTCCCGCGAGGCGAACGCCGGGTCGACCGGGTGATCGACATGCTGGCCGCCGCGTTCACCGGCCCGCTCTACGCCGCCGCCCTGGAGGTCTGGGTCGCCGCCCGCACCGATCCCGAGTTGCGCACCGCCCTCGTGCCCGTCGAGGCCCGGGTCGGCCGCGAAATGCACCGGCTCACCATCGAACTGCTGGATGCCGACGAGCGCCGCCCCGGCGTCCGCGAATCGGTCCAAGCCACCCTCGACCTCATGCGCGGCCTCGGCGTGGCCAACCTGCTCTCCGACGACGCCGCCCGCCGCACCGCCCTGCTTCGCGAATGGAAGCGCCACCTCGCGGCTGTCATCCGCGACTGA
- a CDS encoding adenosylcobinamide amidohydrolase, translating into MPFKPILTARPEDGESIPLLVWRLPAPMRAISSAPLGGGIGQREWVINATVPMSYARDDPHAHLTSLASGLGLDGSGVGLLTGVDVTQRVVAADGAAEVWATVGLGAPILAAAEREIPRQQTPGTINIVAFAGVRLSDAALVNAVATITEAKAQALWELGLAATGTATDAVAVLCPTDGPAEPYGGPLSPWGARLARAAHRAILEGGSRPKIPWSER; encoded by the coding sequence GTGCCGTTCAAGCCCATTCTTACCGCGCGTCCGGAGGACGGCGAAAGTATCCCCCTGCTCGTCTGGCGGTTACCTGCCCCGATGCGGGCGATCAGTTCGGCCCCGCTGGGCGGCGGCATCGGTCAACGCGAGTGGGTGATCAACGCGACCGTACCCATGTCGTACGCCCGTGATGACCCGCATGCCCACCTCACGTCGCTGGCCAGCGGTCTGGGCCTCGATGGGTCCGGTGTCGGGTTGTTGACCGGCGTTGATGTGACACAACGGGTCGTCGCGGCGGATGGTGCCGCCGAGGTCTGGGCGACCGTGGGGCTCGGTGCGCCGATTCTGGCGGCCGCCGAGCGCGAGATCCCGCGCCAACAAACCCCAGGAACGATCAATATCGTCGCCTTCGCAGGGGTACGCCTCAGCGATGCCGCACTGGTCAACGCTGTAGCGACGATCACAGAGGCGAAGGCACAGGCGCTGTGGGAACTCGGCCTCGCGGCCACCGGCACCGCCACCGACGCGGTCGCCGTGCTCTGCCCGACCGACGGCCCGGCCGAGCCCTACGGCGGTCCGCTGTCGCCGTGGGGTGCCCGACTTGCCCGGGCCGCGCACCGGGCGATCCTGGAGGGCGGTTCGCGGCCCAAGATCCCCTGGTCGGAGCGGTAG
- a CDS encoding TIGR03084 family metal-binding protein: MVELTALLTDLDAETDEVDDLVASRPAADWERPTPSPGWTVAHQIAHLAWTDHLALLATTDDAALVNLLAPLAADPDRIVDKGAEGFLAPPAELRQRWRAGHRALVTAIQEAPPGKRIPWFGNLLSPQSMVTARLMETWAHGLDIADALGVTRVPTDRLRHVAFLGFRTLGHSFLAHGKSAPAEPVRVELVAPDGAEWVFGPAEATDRMTGPALDFCLLVTQRRHPADLALVVEGPIATEWLQIAQAFAGPPGIGRGPVRATS, from the coding sequence GTGGTCGAACTCACCGCCCTGCTCACCGACCTCGACGCCGAGACCGACGAGGTCGACGACCTGGTCGCCAGCAGACCGGCCGCCGACTGGGAGCGCCCGACCCCGAGCCCGGGCTGGACCGTCGCCCACCAGATCGCCCACCTCGCCTGGACCGATCACCTGGCCCTGCTGGCCACCACCGACGACGCGGCGCTGGTCAACCTGCTCGCACCGCTGGCCGCCGACCCCGACCGCATCGTCGACAAGGGTGCGGAGGGCTTCCTCGCGCCGCCCGCCGAGTTGCGGCAACGGTGGCGCGCCGGCCACCGGGCCCTGGTCACGGCGATCCAGGAGGCGCCGCCCGGCAAGCGGATCCCCTGGTTCGGCAACCTGCTGTCGCCGCAGTCGATGGTCACCGCCCGGCTGATGGAGACCTGGGCACACGGCCTCGACATCGCCGACGCGCTCGGCGTCACCCGGGTGCCGACCGACCGCCTCCGGCACGTCGCGTTCCTCGGCTTCCGTACCCTCGGCCACTCGTTCCTGGCCCACGGCAAGTCCGCGCCCGCCGAGCCGGTCCGGGTCGAGTTGGTTGCGCCCGACGGCGCCGAGTGGGTGTTCGGCCCGGCTGAGGCGACCGACCGGATGACCGGCCCGGCACTCGACTTCTGCCTGCTGGTCACCCAGCGCCGGCACCCGGCCGACCTCGCGCTGGTCGTCGAAGGTCCGATCGCGACGGAGTGGTTGCAGATCGCGCAGGCATTCGCCGGCCCGCCCGGCATCGGTCGCGGCCCGGTGCGGGCCACGTCATGA
- a CDS encoding CapA family protein, which translates to MRRSLRPTIVAGVAIAALLVVGAAAFAAVSKGGGDQAAAWVVPAKTPSAGGSAPADDQKDGQEDKEDGQALESISLSATGDIIMGNAPGSLPSNGGKGFFDGVRKDLTADLVMGNLEEPLTDDTGHAKCGAGSTGCHQFRAPPGYAKHLKDAGFELLNMANNHGNDYGSDGYSNTQDALEQHGLKHTGAVDEITVVDVEGVKVAVVGFSSYAWNNSLIDITGGKALIAKAAKQADIVVVQVHMGGEGAAKTRVKPGTEMFLGENRGDPIKFAHSMIDAGADLIVGHGPHVLRAMEFYKGRLIAYSLGNFAGGGGTLNRGGALGLGAVLKVNLAPDGKWVGGQVVSTQMNSAGKPVTDKGHDSAAMIANLTKQDFPTTGAQLSATGKITTPS; encoded by the coding sequence ATGCGGCGCAGCCTGCGCCCAACCATCGTCGCCGGCGTCGCCATCGCGGCATTGCTCGTCGTCGGTGCGGCCGCCTTCGCGGCGGTGTCGAAGGGCGGCGGTGACCAGGCAGCGGCGTGGGTCGTCCCCGCCAAGACACCGTCAGCCGGGGGCAGCGCACCGGCCGACGACCAGAAAGACGGCCAGGAAGACAAGGAAGACGGCCAGGCCCTCGAGTCGATCTCGCTGTCGGCCACCGGCGACATCATCATGGGCAACGCGCCCGGCAGCCTGCCGTCCAACGGCGGCAAGGGCTTCTTCGACGGCGTGCGGAAAGACCTCACCGCCGACCTGGTGATGGGCAACCTCGAAGAGCCGCTCACCGACGACACCGGCCACGCCAAGTGCGGCGCCGGGTCGACGGGCTGCCACCAGTTCCGGGCGCCGCCGGGCTACGCCAAGCACCTCAAGGACGCCGGCTTCGAGTTGCTCAACATGGCCAACAACCATGGCAACGACTACGGGTCAGACGGCTACAGCAACACCCAGGACGCGCTGGAGCAACACGGGCTCAAGCACACCGGCGCGGTCGACGAGATCACCGTGGTCGACGTCGAGGGCGTCAAGGTCGCGGTCGTCGGCTTCTCGTCCTACGCCTGGAACAACAGCCTCATCGACATCACCGGCGGCAAGGCCCTCATCGCGAAGGCCGCCAAGCAGGCCGACATCGTGGTGGTGCAGGTGCACATGGGCGGCGAGGGCGCGGCCAAGACCCGGGTCAAGCCGGGCACCGAGATGTTCCTCGGCGAAAATCGCGGTGACCCGATCAAGTTCGCCCACTCCATGATCGACGCGGGCGCCGACTTGATCGTCGGGCACGGCCCACACGTGCTGCGCGCGATGGAGTTCTACAAGGGCCGGCTGATCGCCTACAGCCTGGGCAACTTCGCCGGCGGCGGTGGCACGCTCAACCGCGGCGGCGCGCTGGGCCTCGGCGCGGTCCTCAAGGTCAATCTGGCGCCTGACGGCAAATGGGTCGGCGGTCAGGTCGTCTCGACCCAGATGAACAGCGCCGGCAAGCCGGTCACCGACAAGGGCCACGACAGCGCGGCCATGATCGCCAACCTGACCAAGCAGGACTTCCCGACGACCGGCGCCCAGCTCAGCGCGACCGGCAAGATCACGACGCCCAGCTAA
- the nth gene encoding endonuclease III, with protein MGRILAETHPDAHCELDFTTPLELAVATILSAQATDKKVNEVTPKVFKQYPTAADYAGADRAELEVTLKPTGFFRNKTDSLIKLGQQLVERFDGQVPGNLADLVSLPGIGRKTANVILGNAFDVPGITVDTHFQRLVGRWRWTAETDPVKIEHAIGAMFEKRDWTMLSHRVIFHGRRVCHARKPACGACTLASLCPSYGTGPTDPVQAAKLLKGPRAAELAEAVGVDPSVVPQQALTADVP; from the coding sequence ATGGGCCGGATCCTCGCCGAGACCCACCCCGACGCCCATTGCGAGCTCGACTTCACCACGCCGCTCGAGCTGGCGGTGGCCACCATCTTGTCGGCGCAGGCCACCGACAAGAAGGTCAACGAGGTCACGCCCAAGGTCTTCAAGCAATACCCGACGGCGGCCGACTACGCCGGGGCCGACCGGGCCGAGCTAGAGGTCACGCTCAAGCCGACCGGTTTCTTCCGCAACAAGACCGACTCGCTGATCAAGCTGGGCCAACAGCTCGTCGAGCGCTTCGACGGCCAGGTGCCGGGAAACCTGGCCGACCTGGTCAGCCTGCCCGGCATCGGCCGCAAGACGGCCAACGTCATCCTCGGCAACGCGTTCGACGTCCCAGGCATCACGGTGGACACCCACTTCCAGCGCCTGGTCGGCCGCTGGCGCTGGACGGCCGAAACCGACCCGGTCAAAATCGAGCACGCGATCGGCGCGATGTTCGAAAAGCGCGACTGGACAATGCTCTCCCACCGCGTGATCTTCCACGGCCGACGGGTGTGCCACGCCCGCAAGCCGGCCTGCGGGGCGTGCACGCTGGCGTCGCTCTGTCCTTCCTACGGCACGGGCCCGACCGACCCGGTGCAGGCGGCCAAGCTGCTCAAGGGGCCGCGGGCCGCTGAGCTGGCCGAGGCGGTCGGCGTCGACCCGTCCGTGGTGCCGCAGCAGGCCTTGACGGCGGACGTCCCGTGA